The genomic window caaactgtgagatcatgacctgagctgaagtcggacgcttgaccgactgagccacccaggcgcccctaaaatcatttgtttaacgtttatttatttttgagagacagagagagacagagcgtaaggaagggaggggcagagagagagggagacacagaatctgaaacaggctccagcctctgagctgccagcacagagcctgacacggggctcaaattcacgaactatgaaatcatgacttgagccaaagtctgatgcttaaccaactgagccacccaaggcaccccttattttattttaaagtttatttatttattttgagtgagagagagcacaagcagggtaggggtagaaagagagggagagacagaatcccaagcaggtttcacaccaccaatgcagagcctgatatagggcttgaatgcacgaaccgtgagatcatgacctgagttcaaatcaagagctggatgcttaactgactgtaccacccaggttccccccgccccccgctttttttttttagtaatctctacacccagcatggagcttgaattcacaaccccaagatcaagagtcatacgctctactgactgagctggccaggtacCTCTCTCTGATTCTAATGTAGGAACTGGGAGCTCCTGCATGAGATGAGAAGAGATgcctggagtggggtggggtgccCTGAGTCATGGGATTACTTTAGGTCACCTTGTACAAGTTTCATCCCATCTGTGAGCCTCTGTTTTCCTCATCAGTAAGAGGAAGGGGTTGGAATTGACCCTCAGTGCCCCTTCTCTCATGTAGTCTATGATTCGAGGCCCGAAAGGATACTCTGGGACTTTTTCACTTGGCCAGGACTGAGTGTGGGGCTCCCTGAAGAACTGAATGTGGCCCTGGTTCCAGTGGGCCTTCACCAATGGACACCCTTTACACCTGTCACCTCTGTCACTGTCCTCAGCCTAATGTGGATATAGACTGGGACAACTCCCACTTtatggagaaaacaggcagctggTCTGGGGAAGTCATGTGGAGTAAGACCAGATCTTGGCTCTTTTCCACAGGGCAAGGCTGATTCGGATCCACATCTACGGCACCATGTTAAAAGCCAGACCTTTCTCTGCTTGATttatctcctcccctcccctgaagccccatgtcagacctGTTGTGGATTTCATTTAACTTTGCTCCTGACCAGTTGTGCCATCACAGACTTTGGGATCTGGGATGGGAAGCTTCCTTAACACTCAAAATGTGAACTCTTTTAAACATCTGCCATCCACCCCATCCATGCCCCCTGCAGGTCAGCGACATCAAATTTCAAGCAAccagtggggaggagaaagaatcctgGATCAAAGCCCTCAATGAAGGGATCAACCGAGGCAAGAACAAGGCTTTTGATGAGGTGCGGTACAGTTCTATGGATGGCTCTGTGTCCCCTTTCCTTCCATGTGTGATCTCAGAAAGgatcctgcccccaccccacttcagACAACCCTTAATTATGCTATAGATACTGGGGCATCTACTGTTGTTACTTCATTTAATCAACACCAAAGCGTTCCCATATtaaggatgaagaaactgaggtgtcAGGAAATTAAGGAATTTGTCTTAAAGTAAAAAGTGAGTAGGTGGTAGAGTAGAATTTAACTAATGGCAGCCATGCATCCTTTCCAACCCAGCCTCAGCTTATAAACAGCAGATGACCCCAGGCCAGAGGGGTATGAGGGTGAGCTGAGAACTTGAAAACGCTTTTCAGTTTGACTGTGGAGTTCAGGCTGGTCTGGTTTTGGCCCTGGCCTCCCCATGGGTCTGCAGTGACTACCCAGGCCCCTGTACTATAGTGTGACTCTGGCACCAATGGCTGTGGTTAGGCTTGGGGTAGTCAGGGTATCCCGTGGGGCCAGATCTCCTAGGGAGGATTTGTCTTTGACATCATGGATTTGTAGCTCTTTGGGCTAAAATGGACCTGGGGTCCACCGAAGCTGACCCCTTGGATTGCAGAAGACTAAGACCTGAGGGGAGGAATCTTCCTAAGCAAGTCTTTCTTAACACTCAGGTCCCCTGACTTACAGCCATTGCTTCTATGTTATGTTTTATGAGACTGTCATGCTCAGCCCTTCACTAGCTGGAGAAAATGTCCTCATTTCATGGGTGAGGGGTGATGGGACATATCATGGGTATTGGAGGCCCTAGAAACATGGGCTAGGTGTCAGTCCAGTTTTGGTGGAGCAGTCAGGAACAGACAGTTGAAACTCGTCCCCACCCAGGATGCGCCTGATCTCGAGCCTGACCTAAGGGCTAAAAAGTCTTAGCTATACTCCCCATTAAGGACAGGCTACTTTGGGGTTCAGAGTCTGGATTTCCCATGCAAATCGTATTTACTCTGGCTTCCCAACTACTCCTGACTGCCTTTCCTTACCGTCAGAGAGGGTTTTCTGTCTTCTAGACACCTCGCCCAAAAGGGACAGAGGCCCTGCTCTCTCCTGAGCTATCCCCAAGGGACCTGGGAGAAGGACTGGGTCCATTTTCTGGAAGCCAGGCACCAGGGGATCATGGgttgccttctctctgctcccccagctAAGCATGCAAACAGCCCCAGggctttttgtatatatttgcaaGTATGCTGAGGGGCAAGGGCTGGTAGCCCATATCCAGgaagactgaggcagagagggtggctgcagagaaagggagagcctCAGATTGCAGAGAGATGACAAAGACAATGTAGGCACAGGAAGTAAAGCAGAGATCTAGACACAGGGAGATGCCTCAAAGAGGGCCAGCAGTGGGGCCCTGACCCTATACAGCGAAGATGTGGGTGTAGACCCTGCCTTTGAGTCAGGTTAATGCCTggcatttcttcctctcccttaggCCTGGTTGGCACTGACCTTGTTCCTTCTTCCCAGGTAAAAGTGGATAAGAGCTGTGCCCTGGAGCATGTGACACGGGACCGGGTGCGTGGGGGCCAGCGGCGCCGGCCACCTACGAGAGTCCACCTGAAGGAGGTAAGACTTTGTCCCAGCTTAGACAGGTAGGAGGTCAGGTGAGCCTGGGACCACAGCTCCTTAGCATGGCAGCCAAGCTTGGGGCCACCTTTTTCCTGAAGACTCTTGGAGGTGGGGCTTCCTCAGTGGTATTTACGGGGTGTCTGTGTCTGGAGGTTCATGTGTGTTATATGTGCTTGGGGTGTAGATGTACCTGCTTTGCTTATTGAGTCTGTAAGCCAGCCTTACCCAGAGTTGGTACCTAAGGGAAGCTGAGACCTTGAAGCTGGTCCCTGCCTCTCAGAGCTCAGCTTCCAGACGGACAGAAGACCTGTCCACAGACTGCTTCAGGCAGAGTTGTGACTAACTTCTGTAGAGGAGGGCTCTGAGAGACCAGGCAGGAGAGACTACAAAGGGCTCACTGGCACTTAAGCTGACCTGTGAAGGATAGACTTGATGTGAGGGGGCTCTTTAGCCACGggaatgacctgagctgaggcagGAGAGTTTGGGGTATGCTGAGTCCCTATGACTGTATATCCCTTTGGGGTGTGCAGGAACTGGGGGCAGGATGGATGGGAGGGTGTGTTCCAGAGGTCAGTTTGATGCCCAAGGTGGGGTGGGTTGggttgagggagagaaaggtagGGGgccagaaagaagagggaggaggtgggcctTCCAGGGTCtaggaggggaggaaaagggaggggccAATAGGAGAGTCCCTGAGAAGCAAGAGACCCCTAAGCCTGCTGACTGGGCGAATGGAGGCCCTGGACACCAGGAATTGGGAGAAGTTATGGGCAGGgccaaggggaagggaggagcccTTTTTCGACCAGTGTTGCTGTTCGGGGTGGATGATGAGGAGAAAGATTTTGGAGGCCAGGAAAGAACCTCAGCAAATGCTACATTTGGGGAGTGAGGGATGGGGTGCCGTAGAGAGCCAAggaagaggaagccagagaggTGAATGGCAcatccagagagagaagggcacaggaCATGGGGTTATCAGCCAGGTTGGCAGACACAAGTCACAATGGCAGGACTGGGGAAAGGGACAGGTGGTAACATTTATAGCATACATTTTCTCAGAGAAGGAGTCAGCTTAAGTTTCTCAAGGGGTGCAGagcggggggggggtgcctgaGGGAAGGGTACAAtggtaggggagagggaaaagggaaggggctGAGGTCTTTGGGTAGTTTGTTCTTGAAATCAGGCAGCCTGTTCATGTCTGTCAGCTGAGGGAATAAAGCCTGCAGAGGGAATTCCTGAAgtagccagagagaaagggaatgccTGAGGGGGAGGGCTACACGTTGGGGAAGGGCCAGTCTTGGGGAGAGAGACCCCTTGAGAAGACTTCAGGGAGGCACTCCTATCCCAGTGACTGAGCAAGTGTATGTGTTGGCCAGATCCCCTGTGGTAAAAGGGAGTGGGGGTCTTGGCTGAGACCTCCTGCCTTGCCCTGCCTTGAGAGAGacctcctgcccagccctgctctggggccTCTGAGGCTCCTTGGGAGGGTCTCTATGTCCACGGGGCTACTGGGTGTCTCTGTAGGTCCTTTGGGCCAGGTGGGGGGCAGCTGCTGACTTGGTGCAGCTGTTCTTCTCTGGCGGTCAGCTGCGGTCTGGGGCTGCCTGTGTCTGGGGTCACATCTGACGGCACGAGGAGAGGAGGCACTGGCTGCTAAGCAGCTGGGCAGGCAAAGGCAGCAGAGATGTGGGCTGGAGGGCCAGGCGTGAGGCTGGCAGATCAGACAGTGGTCTCCAGGGAGGGGAAGCAGAAGTGAGTAGGCTCAAGACAACTCGGGAGGCCATGTTTGAGTCCACCGCCCTGGGTGGGTGGTTGCACAGATGGTATTCTCCTAAGGCCATAGAGCCAGCAAGGGGTCAGAAACAGGGCTGGAGCCATGTCCTCTGCTGTCCAGGCCAGTACAGTTGCCACTAAAAAGCAGTCTTTTTCACAGGCTAGAGCACCAAGAGGACACCCTAGCTCTGACCTCCTGGCTTCTAATTCCAAAACAGGGAGTTCtatgggagtgagggagaggagagcaTTCATCAGAGAATCACTTCAGCATCTAATCATGTGACCTTCAAAGCCAGGGCAGGGGGTGTAGAGAGTGGGGGTCTGAGGACCTGGCAGCCTGGATGGGAAGGCTTAAGTACCTCATGGGTGGGCACATTTGACCCAAATGCCAGACATCCAAGATGACACCTGTATACTGTCCTTTACCAGGTAGCCAACGCAGCTTCTGATGGGCTTTCGCGCCTGGACCTCGACGTTCCAGATAGTGGACCACCAGTGTTTGCCCCCAGCAATGATGTCAGTGCAGCCCAGCCCCGAGAGATAATCAGGCCCCCCATGCCTCCTACCAAGCCTTCCCCATTGCTGGAGAACACCAGCCTTGGTGACAGAGTGGAGACTCCTGCGGGGGAGAGAGCCCCATCCCCTGTCTCAGAGAGCTCTGAGTCCCACCCTGGGAGCCAAGAGGACTCAGAGACTCCAATGCAGGAGGACAGTGGCTCTGAGCAGCCCCCCAGCATGGTCCTGCCTGACACACTGAAGGTGAGCTGGGAGAACCCCAGCCCCAAGGAGAACCCTGACTTTGAGAGTGCAGAACTCCAGGTGCCCGACTCTGAGACTTCTGAGGCTGTACCCAAGGAGGGTGGGAAGCCCCCTATACCCCCACCCAAGATCTTATCAGAGAAACTGAGAGCCTCCATGAGTGGGATGGGGGCTTCTGGGCCAGCCCAGAATCCTGAGGCCTCTGAGACCTCAGCCCCAGATCCAGCACAGATCTCAATGAATGGCGTGGATGACAGTCTGGAACCCGTCAATCCACCCCAGgcctcaggcaccccagaaaccaCCCCAAAGGATGCAACAACATCCACAGCACTGCCCTGCTGCGACCTGCCATCTCATTTCCATCCCCGCTGTTCCTCcctggggaacctgcttggggaaGGCCCCCGGCGTCCATGGCAGCCTGGAGAACGGCTGTATCGGGCCCAGCTGGAAGTGAAGGTGGCCTCAGAACAGACGGAGAAACTGTTGAACCAAGTGCTGGGCAAAGAGCCGGCCCCTGTGAGTGCCGAGACATTGCTCAGCCAGGCTGTGGAGCAGCTGAGGCAGGCCACCCAAACCCTGCAGGAAATCAGAGATCTGGGAGAGCTGAACCAGGAAGCACCAGGGCTACAAGAGAAGCGGAAGGAACTGGTAACCCTCTACCGAAGAAGTGCACCCTAAGGCCTGCCAGGCCAGGGCGTGGTCCCTCCTAGCCGGTCCAGTCTATCAAAGCCCAGCCCTGCCAAGAAACATGCTTCTGCTCAGGCCATAGAAAGGCTATCAGGCATGTTGGGGGTATAGCCAGGAACTACAGAGATTCCTGGTATCCTTCCCGCTCTGCCCAGGTGCCACCCAGGGCCACTATCTGACTATCTGGCCCagtctctgggctctgggcttggGCAGGGAGCACACACTTGGTTGCTTGCATGGTTGTTTTGAACTGCCCCAGGGCTTTAGCATGGCACTTGGGGTTTCTGGGGGTGACATCATCTCTGCTTCTCGCCCCCAGTAGTTTACATTCCTGACTTCTGAATAGAGCACAgctgagcccccctcccccaatccagATGTTGCTGGGCAGAGAGTGTCATGGCAGAGGCAGCTTTGAGCTGTAaccagccctccccacccacctacTCTCAATAGCTGACAAGGCCTTGGGTCCAAGCTATAGGTTCTTCTGTCAGCTGAGTGAGACCTGGAATCCAGCCAGGGCCTGTGAAGGCAGGTGGAAGGCATCTGTGTGAGAAAGACATTTGATGTGTggctcctctctgggcctgtttcctatTCCACAGGCCTTCCCCTCTGGTGAACTGTGATTGGAGGACCCCAAGGTGGAGGAGGAACTCAAAGGGTCTCCTAGTCTAGTCTCTACCCCTGGACCAGCTTGTGTCCAGCCTTGCACATTTCCTAGAGAGGTGAACCTGAGAATGGCTCTGAGGTCAGCATCAGAAAATCCTGTACCTACTTCATTATAAATGAACCTCCAGAAGAGAAGCCACCTCAACTTCTGTGCCTCCCCAACTGGGATTTATATCTGGGTCTCTGTGCTTCCTCCTCAACCCACACAGGCCCAATATCCCAATCATTGCTTTGGATGCTGATGGGGGGTAT from Suricata suricatta isolate VVHF042 chromosome 9, meerkat_22Aug2017_6uvM2_HiC, whole genome shotgun sequence includes these protein-coding regions:
- the PLEKHO2 gene encoding pleckstrin homology domain-containing family O member 2, which produces MEEEGVKEGSEKPRGARMADKAGWIKKSSGGLLGLWKDRYLLLCQAQLLVYENEDEQKCVETVELGSYEKCQDLRALLKRKHRFILQRSPGNKVSDIKFQATSGEEKESWIKALNEGINRGKNKAFDEVKVDKSCALEHVTRDRVRGGQRRRPPTRVHLKEVANAASDGLSRLDLDVPDSGPPVFAPSNDVSAAQPREIIRPPMPPTKPSPLLENTSLGDRVETPAGERAPSPVSESSESHPGSQEDSETPMQEDSGSEQPPSMVLPDTLKVSWENPSPKENPDFESAELQVPDSETSEAVPKEGGKPPIPPPKILSEKLRASMSGMGASGPAQNPEASETSAPDPAQISMNGVDDSLEPVNPPQASGTPETTPKDATTSTALPCCDLPSHFHPRCSSLGNLLGEGPRRPWQPGERLYRAQLEVKVASEQTEKLLNQVLGKEPAPVSAETLLSQAVEQLRQATQTLQEIRDLGELNQEAPGLQEKRKELVTLYRRSAP